From Echinicola jeungdonensis, the proteins below share one genomic window:
- a CDS encoding TolC family protein — protein MIRFYVLIIALVGITGKLFAQEELTFEKAVIIGLENNYDVKIALQEKEIAVLDRKIGTGALLPSLDASYGQSTSREDVEQQFVNDSDTRNIDGAKSDNENFSLNAIYGFRADALVAIKRLGKLEEIGVLQAKVVIENTVAAISSAYYRLVLEKQRYVVLQKTLELSKTRLDIAKSQYELGSASKRAYLAAQVDYNSDLSLLLSQEQVIKNARINLNELLVVDPPKEYVVNDTLQLQEDLVLGDLLDQAFDDNKDLLIRKREENVAYLQVKELQAQRLPTLTLDGTYRQSVSESDAGFLIQNKREGLSFGATIGINLFNGFILNRRIQRAKLQQTNQAYVLDQYENQLRADIYRAFNIYVNGKRRLEIEMENYEVVEENTKIAFDRFKSGLTSYLEFRDAQVNSLEAETRLIDAVYSIKEAEIELKRLSGDIYQGRGPMGD, from the coding sequence ATGATCAGATTTTATGTTTTAATCATTGCCCTTGTTGGCATAACGGGAAAGCTTTTTGCCCAGGAAGAACTTACTTTTGAGAAGGCTGTAATAATAGGTCTTGAAAACAATTATGATGTTAAGATTGCCTTGCAGGAGAAGGAAATTGCGGTATTGGACCGGAAAATTGGGACCGGTGCTTTGTTGCCTAGTCTGGATGCAAGTTACGGTCAGTCCACTAGCCGGGAAGATGTAGAACAACAGTTTGTCAACGATTCGGATACTCGTAATATTGATGGGGCTAAATCCGACAATGAAAATTTTTCCCTGAATGCCATATATGGTTTCCGGGCAGATGCCCTGGTGGCAATAAAAAGATTGGGTAAGCTTGAAGAAATCGGGGTATTGCAGGCTAAGGTGGTGATTGAAAATACAGTGGCGGCCATTTCCTCAGCTTATTACCGATTGGTTCTGGAAAAACAGCGCTATGTAGTCCTTCAAAAGACATTAGAGCTTTCAAAAACCAGATTGGATATTGCAAAATCCCAATATGAGTTGGGAAGTGCCTCCAAAAGGGCTTACCTGGCAGCTCAGGTGGACTATAATTCTGACCTTTCCCTTTTATTGTCCCAGGAACAAGTGATCAAAAATGCCAGGATCAATCTCAATGAGCTTTTGGTAGTCGACCCTCCAAAGGAATATGTGGTCAATGATACCTTACAGTTGCAAGAGGATTTGGTTTTGGGTGATTTATTGGATCAGGCATTTGATGACAATAAAGATCTTCTTATCCGGAAGCGGGAAGAAAATGTAGCCTATTTGCAGGTAAAGGAATTACAGGCTCAACGACTGCCAACATTGACCTTGGATGGAACTTACAGGCAATCGGTGTCAGAATCTGATGCAGGTTTTTTGATCCAAAACAAAAGGGAAGGGCTTAGCTTTGGAGCCACCATAGGCATCAATCTTTTTAATGGCTTTATCCTAAATCGAAGGATACAAAGGGCAAAACTCCAACAGACCAATCAAGCTTATGTTCTGGACCAATATGAAAATCAGTTAAGGGCTGACATTTACAGGGCTTTTAATATATATGTCAACGGCAAAAGACGTTTGGAAATCGAAATGGAAAATTACGAAGTGGTGGAGGAAAATACCAAGATTGCTTTTGATCGATTTAAATCCGGGCTGACTTCCTATTTGGAGTTTCGGGATGCTCAGGTTAACAGCCTGGAGGCAGAAACAAGGCTCATTGATGCGGTTTATTCCATAAAAGAGGCTGAGATTGAGTTAAAACGCCTTTCAGGAGATATTTACCAAGGAAGGGGACCAATGGGGGACTGA
- a CDS encoding efflux RND transporter permease subunit encodes MASLSTISIRRPVLAIVFSLTIVLFGIIGMTFLGVREYPSVDPPIINVRTTYVGANADVIEAQITEPLEEAINGISGIKTLTSTSNDGTSNITVEFDVGADLEAAANDVRDKVAGAQRNLPPDAEPPVVSKADADSQPIVFLNVQSDEKSLLELSDIADNIFKERLQTIPGVSRVQIWGEKQYAMRLRMDPIKMAAYGVTPLDVLNKVQSENVELPSGKIEGNTIELSVRTKSRLSNPDEFNGLIILENDNNVVRFQDVGKAELAPLNERTVLKRDGIPMVGVVLVPLPGSNNIEIVDEFYRRLEYIKKDLPEDVKLGIGFDTTEYIRDSISEVQETILLAFLLVVAIIFLFLRDWRTTFIPVLTIPISLVGVFFIMYLMDFSINVLTLLGIVLSIGLVVDDAIVVLENIYAKVEKGQSPQKSAEKGAEEIFFAVLATTVALAAVFLPVIFLTGTTGRLFREFGIVVAGAVIISSFVALTMAPMLSSRLLKQREVHSWFYKVTEPFFVWLNRKYENALSAFMKIRWTSFIIIACMGLGIYLLFTNIPTELAPTEDRGEIRISMSGPEGATFDYMDRVIDELIMEFKTAIGEEERESIISVTSPGFGTASTNSGFMRISLVDADERERSQQEVFEEVSSILKDKTDVRAFASQPQSIGDRRGGLPIQYVIQAQTLEKLKTVIPEFMDKVNQSPVFSFSDVNLKFTKPEIEVEINRDKARNIGVSVQEIARTLQLSYSGQRFDYFIMNGKQYQVVGEMQREDRDEPINLRMLYVRAENGRLVQLDNLVSIREQSTPPQLYRFNRFVSATVSAGLASKNTIGVGLEEMDRIAAEVLDESYTTDLDGVSKEYRESSNSLIFAFIFALILIYLVLSAQFESFLDPLTIMFTVPLALCGALLSLWALGFTLNIFSQIGIIMLIGLVTKNGILIVEFANQRKAHGLSVDEAIVGAAAARFRPILMTSLSTILGILPIALALGAGSESRMPMGVAVIGGLMFSTILTLFVIPAVYTYLTSKKGRLARV; translated from the coding sequence ATGGCCAGCTTATCTACTATTAGTATTAGAAGGCCTGTATTGGCCATTGTTTTTTCCCTTACCATTGTTCTATTTGGTATTATTGGGATGACTTTTCTTGGGGTCCGGGAATATCCAAGTGTGGATCCGCCTATTATCAATGTGCGAACGACCTATGTTGGGGCCAATGCAGATGTGATAGAAGCCCAAATCACGGAGCCTTTAGAAGAGGCCATCAATGGAATTTCGGGAATTAAAACCCTTACCTCCACCAGTAATGATGGAACCAGTAACATTACTGTGGAATTTGATGTTGGGGCGGATCTGGAAGCAGCTGCAAATGATGTTAGGGATAAGGTAGCCGGGGCACAACGGAATTTGCCGCCCGATGCGGAGCCGCCTGTGGTGTCCAAGGCAGATGCAGATTCCCAGCCCATTGTTTTTCTCAATGTCCAAAGTGATGAAAAAAGCCTTTTGGAGCTATCCGACATTGCTGATAATATTTTCAAAGAGCGCCTTCAAACCATTCCTGGAGTCAGCCGGGTACAGATTTGGGGTGAAAAGCAGTATGCCATGCGCTTACGGATGGATCCTATCAAAATGGCGGCTTATGGTGTGACCCCACTGGATGTGCTGAATAAGGTGCAAAGTGAAAATGTAGAATTGCCTTCAGGGAAAATCGAGGGAAATACTATTGAATTATCCGTAAGGACAAAAAGCCGCCTTTCCAATCCCGATGAATTTAATGGCCTGATCATCCTGGAAAATGACAATAATGTGGTCCGTTTCCAGGATGTGGGGAAAGCAGAATTGGCGCCATTAAATGAAAGGACGGTGCTGAAAAGGGATGGGATCCCAATGGTTGGAGTGGTGCTGGTGCCATTGCCAGGCTCCAACAATATTGAAATTGTAGATGAATTTTACCGGAGGTTGGAGTACATCAAAAAAGACCTTCCCGAAGATGTAAAGCTGGGGATTGGTTTTGACACTACCGAATATATCCGGGACTCCATCAGTGAGGTTCAGGAAACCATATTATTGGCCTTCTTGTTGGTGGTGGCCATTATCTTTTTGTTTTTAAGGGATTGGAGAACCACTTTTATTCCTGTGTTGACCATTCCCATTTCATTGGTTGGGGTTTTCTTTATCATGTACCTGATGGATTTTTCCATCAATGTACTCACCCTGCTAGGGATTGTGCTTTCCATTGGCTTGGTGGTGGATGATGCCATTGTGGTGTTGGAAAATATTTATGCCAAAGTTGAAAAAGGCCAATCCCCCCAAAAATCGGCTGAAAAAGGAGCGGAAGAAATTTTCTTTGCCGTGCTGGCAACAACTGTTGCGCTTGCTGCTGTATTCCTGCCCGTGATTTTCTTGACAGGAACCACCGGGCGGTTGTTTCGGGAATTTGGGATTGTGGTGGCAGGTGCGGTAATCATTTCCTCCTTTGTGGCTTTGACCATGGCGCCCATGCTCAGCTCCAGGTTACTGAAGCAAAGGGAGGTGCATAGTTGGTTTTATAAAGTGACCGAGCCATTTTTTGTCTGGTTGAACCGGAAATATGAAAATGCACTTTCTGCCTTTATGAAGATCCGATGGACTTCTTTTATCATCATTGCCTGCATGGGCCTTGGGATTTACCTTTTGTTTACCAATATCCCTACTGAGCTAGCTCCAACTGAGGACCGCGGGGAAATCCGAATCAGCATGAGTGGGCCTGAAGGGGCTACTTTTGATTATATGGACAGGGTGATCGATGAGTTGATCATGGAATTTAAAACTGCTATTGGTGAGGAAGAAAGGGAAAGTATTATTTCCGTGACTTCTCCGGGGTTTGGGACAGCCAGCACGAATTCGGGCTTTATGCGGATTTCCCTGGTGGATGCCGATGAAAGGGAAAGAAGCCAACAGGAGGTTTTTGAGGAAGTTTCTTCTATTCTAAAGGATAAAACTGATGTGAGGGCATTTGCTTCCCAGCCCCAATCCATTGGTGACAGAAGAGGGGGATTGCCTATTCAGTATGTGATCCAGGCCCAAACCCTGGAAAAGCTCAAAACGGTAATTCCAGAATTTATGGACAAGGTCAATCAAAGTCCGGTGTTTTCATTTTCTGATGTCAACCTGAAATTTACCAAGCCCGAGATTGAGGTGGAAATTAATCGTGATAAGGCCAGAAATATTGGCGTTTCGGTTCAGGAAATTGCCAGGACACTTCAGCTTTCCTATTCAGGTCAGCGGTTTGACTACTTTATCATGAATGGAAAACAATATCAGGTGGTAGGGGAAATGCAGCGGGAGGACCGTGATGAACCCATCAACCTGAGGATGCTGTATGTTAGAGCTGAAAATGGGCGGCTGGTCCAATTGGATAATTTGGTCAGTATCAGGGAACAAAGCACTCCTCCTCAATTGTACCGGTTTAACCGCTTTGTAAGTGCCACAGTTTCTGCAGGCCTTGCGTCAAAAAATACCATTGGGGTTGGGTTGGAAGAAATGGACAGGATAGCAGCTGAAGTCCTGGATGAAAGCTATACAACGGATTTGGATGGAGTTTCCAAAGAATACAGGGAAAGCTCCAACAGTTTGATATTTGCTTTCATCTTTGCTTTGATCCTGATTTACCTGGTGCTTTCTGCACAATTTGAAAGTTTCCTGGATCCATTGACCATCATGTTTACAGTGCCCTTGGCCTTGTGTGGGGCATTGCTGTCCCTTTGGGCACTGGGCTTTACATTGAATATTTTCAGCCAAATTGGGATCATTATGTTGATTGGGCTGGTTACCAAAAATGGAATCTTGATTGTGGAATTTGCCAATCAAAGGAAAGCCCATGGTTTGAGTGTAGATGAGGCCATTGTAGGAGCTGCAGCTGCCCGTTTCAGACCAATCCTGATGACCAGCTTGTCAACCATTTTGGGAATCCTGCCCATTGCACTTGCTTTGGGAGCGGGTTCAGAAAGCCGAATGCCAATGGGAGTAGCAGTAATTGGAGGATTGATGTTTTCTACCATTTTGACCCTGTTTGTGATCCCAGCAGTATATACCTATTTGACATCCAAAAAGGGAAGATTAGCTAGAGTATGA